The proteins below come from a single Ferrimicrobium sp. genomic window:
- a CDS encoding DUF1707 domain-containing protein, with product MADKIDQRCSDRDRDEAASQLREALSTGRLDRNEFSDRLDAVFAARTMGELASVLKDLSTDLEHGSSAVGTKLALSLFGHQAIVPVHARTIVISLFSRSRVDLTVLPESARRRIIAVSLFGSTNIVLSPEQRARLDGVAIFGRKHMSKHARTQGAPTTVEVTCLSVMGSVVVAAKRR from the coding sequence ATGGCAGACAAAATTGATCAGCGTTGCTCGGATCGAGACCGTGACGAAGCGGCGAGTCAGCTAAGAGAAGCCTTGTCGACTGGACGCCTGGACCGCAACGAGTTCAGTGATCGTCTAGATGCAGTATTTGCCGCAAGGACGATGGGCGAACTGGCGTCAGTGCTTAAGGATTTGTCAACCGATCTTGAGCACGGATCAAGCGCAGTTGGCACCAAGCTCGCATTGTCGCTCTTCGGTCACCAAGCGATTGTGCCAGTCCATGCTAGGACGATTGTGATCTCCCTCTTTAGTCGGTCACGGGTCGATCTCACCGTACTCCCCGAATCGGCAAGACGGCGAATCATCGCCGTCTCACTTTTTGGATCGACAAACATCGTACTCAGTCCGGAGCAACGTGCCCGGCTCGATGGGGTCGCGATATTCGGCAGAAAGCATATGAGCAAACATGCCCGCACCCAGGGTGCACCAACTACGGTCGAGGTCACGTGTCTCTCGGTTATGGGGTCCGTTGTTGTGGCGGCAAAGCGACGATAG
- a CDS encoding crotonase/enoyl-CoA hydratase family protein — protein MALVEVENEGFVRIITINRPERRNAIDYETAERLQEAFTVFAGDRDARVAVLAGAGGTFCSGADLVAVAEGSTNRLEEDGHGPLGPTRMRMSKPTIAVIDGYAVAGGLELALWCDLRVMEADAIVGVFCRRFGVPLVDGGTVRLPRIVGLGRALDMILTGRGVGAEEALAMGLVSRVVPAEQGRAMAIALAQEIARFPQVCLVNDRASTYEGLEIPFDEALRNEYHHGRISFAADGQEGARHFRAGKGRHGIFDD, from the coding sequence ATGGCTTTGGTGGAGGTGGAGAATGAAGGGTTTGTTCGGATCATAACCATCAATCGCCCTGAGCGTAGGAACGCGATCGACTACGAGACGGCGGAACGCCTGCAGGAGGCATTCACCGTCTTTGCTGGTGATCGTGATGCTCGCGTTGCGGTGCTTGCCGGAGCTGGGGGAACCTTCTGTTCTGGAGCAGATCTTGTGGCGGTTGCAGAGGGATCTACTAATCGACTGGAAGAGGATGGCCATGGCCCGCTTGGTCCGACCCGCATGCGGATGAGCAAGCCGACGATCGCCGTCATCGATGGTTACGCCGTTGCCGGTGGTCTCGAACTGGCGCTCTGGTGTGATTTGCGAGTGATGGAGGCGGACGCGATCGTCGGAGTCTTCTGTCGACGCTTTGGCGTGCCGTTGGTCGATGGTGGCACGGTGAGACTACCGCGTATCGTTGGCCTCGGTAGAGCTCTGGACATGATCCTCACCGGTAGGGGAGTCGGTGCCGAGGAGGCGCTCGCGATGGGGCTGGTCAGTCGGGTGGTCCCCGCTGAACAAGGACGTGCCATGGCTATCGCCTTAGCACAGGAAATCGCAAGATTCCCGCAGGTCTGCCTCGTCAACGATCGGGCCTCAACTTATGAAGGTCTTGAGATCCCATTCGACGAGGCATTACGTAACGAATATCACCATGGTCGAATCTCCTTTGCGGCTGACGGTCAGGAGGGGGCGAGACACTTCAGGGCTGGTAAGGGGCGTCATGGGATATTCGATGACTAG
- a CDS encoding acetyl-CoA hydrolase/transferase C-terminal domain-containing protein: MKIVALATLQEHFAQLANPVPRVVVSGNFATPQQLLEAFDQAVPQYRLFILNPQGSVPDRPGVTYESPFLGPAIRDAGWRLAYLPMRLSLVPGVLGSFMRPEVTLIHVSRQRGDHVSLGTEVNILPAAIEQTRRNGGLVVAQINETMPYTYGDSELSVDLIDFAFVRDQALTSPEDLAHDSMIETTIASFVTDLIEDGSTLQLGIGAIPNAVAAQLTSARGLRIWSEMISDGVLNLEHVGALDAEHPLVASFLFGSSELYAWCDTNPRLRLVRTEVVNDPSIIAQQPRMTAINSAFQVDLFAQANANFINGRFYSGIGGQADFTVGALHAVDGHSIIALPSWHEKSHSSTILERLDGPVTSFQHSAIISEQGTAMLFGRSSRAQAMAIAGQVAHSKVRSELQEVVERSHLA; this comes from the coding sequence GTGAAGATCGTCGCACTTGCAACGTTGCAAGAGCATTTTGCTCAGTTGGCGAACCCTGTCCCTCGTGTGGTGGTAAGCGGCAACTTCGCCACACCGCAGCAACTGTTGGAGGCCTTTGATCAGGCGGTGCCCCAGTATCGATTGTTCATCTTGAACCCGCAGGGAAGCGTTCCCGACCGGCCTGGGGTAACGTATGAGAGCCCCTTTCTTGGGCCAGCTATCCGTGACGCTGGCTGGCGGCTTGCGTATCTTCCCATGCGCCTGTCGTTGGTTCCTGGAGTCCTGGGTTCGTTCATGAGGCCGGAGGTGACGCTCATTCACGTCTCGAGACAGCGCGGTGATCATGTCTCACTTGGGACAGAGGTGAACATCTTGCCTGCGGCGATCGAACAGACTCGTAGAAATGGTGGCTTGGTGGTGGCCCAGATCAACGAGACGATGCCCTATACCTATGGCGACAGTGAATTGTCAGTCGATCTCATCGATTTCGCCTTCGTCCGTGACCAAGCGTTGACGAGCCCGGAGGACCTAGCCCATGACTCGATGATCGAGACCACGATCGCTTCGTTCGTGACCGACCTTATTGAGGACGGCTCGACCCTGCAACTGGGGATTGGTGCAATTCCTAACGCCGTGGCTGCCCAGCTGACAAGTGCCCGAGGATTGCGGATCTGGTCAGAGATGATCAGCGATGGTGTGCTCAATCTGGAGCACGTCGGTGCGCTCGATGCTGAGCATCCGCTGGTGGCTTCCTTTCTCTTTGGATCGAGCGAACTCTATGCCTGGTGTGATACGAATCCGCGTCTTCGACTCGTGCGCACAGAGGTCGTCAATGATCCTTCAATCATCGCCCAACAGCCCCGTATGACTGCGATCAACTCAGCATTTCAGGTCGATCTCTTCGCCCAGGCCAATGCTAACTTCATTAATGGGCGGTTCTACTCTGGCATCGGTGGGCAGGCCGATTTCACCGTCGGGGCACTCCACGCTGTCGATGGTCATTCGATCATCGCGCTCCCCTCTTGGCATGAGAAGAGTCACAGCTCGACCATACTTGAGCGTCTCGATGGGCCTGTGACCTCCTTCCAGCACTCGGCGATCATCTCAGAGCAGGGCACGGCGATGTTGTTCGGTCGTTCTTCCCGGGCTCAAGCCATGGCGATCGCCGGTCAGGTTGCTCATTCAAAGGTGAGGTCGGAACTTCAAGAGGTGGTAGAACGAAGCCATCTCGCCTAG